The following proteins come from a genomic window of Suricata suricatta isolate VVHF042 chromosome 5, meerkat_22Aug2017_6uvM2_HiC, whole genome shotgun sequence:
- the ACKR4 gene encoding atypical chemokine receptor 4: protein MALEHNQSTDYYYEENEVNGTHDYSQYEVICIKEEVRKFAKVFLPAFFTIAFIVGIAGNSIVVAIYAYYKKQRTKTDVYILNLAVADLLLLFTLPFWAVNAVHGWVLGTVMCKVTSALYTVNFVSGMQFLACISIDRYWAVTKAPRHPGVGKPCWLICFCVWMAAILLSIPQLVFYTVNHKARCIPIFPYHLGTSVKASIQMLEICIGFVIPFLIMGVCYFVTARTLIRMPNIKKSRPLKVLLTVVIVFIVTQLPYNIVRFCQVIDIIYSLITDCDMSKRMDVAIQITESIALFHSCLNPVLYVFMGASFKNYIMKVAKKYGSWRRQRQNVDEIPFDSEDPTEPTSTFSI, encoded by the coding sequence ATGGCTTTGGAACATAACCAGTCAACAGATTACTATTATGAGGAAAATGAAGTGAATGGCACTCATGACTACAGTCAGTATGAAGTGATCTGTATAAAAGAAGAAGTCAGAAAATTTGCAAAAGttttcctgcctgccttcttcaCAATAGCTTTCATCGTTGGAATTGCAGGCAATTCCATAGTAGTGGCGATTTATGCCTATTACAAAAAGCAGAGAACCAAAACAGATGTGTACATCCTGAACTTGGCGGTGGCAGATTTACTCCTTCTATTCACCCTGCCTTTCTGGGCAGTTAATGCAGTTCATGGATGGGTTTTAGGGACAGTCATGTGCAAAGTGACCTCGGCCTTGTACACTGTCAATTTCGTCTCTGGCATGCAGTTTCTGGCTTGTATCAGCATAGACAGATACTGGGCAGTAACGAAAGCCCCACGTCACCCAGGGGTGGGGAAACCATGCTGGCTTATCTGTTTCTGTGTATGGATGGCTGCCATCTTGCTGAGTATACCTCAGCTGGTTTTTTATACGGTAAATCACAAGGCTAGGTGCATTCCCATCTTTCCATATCACCTAGGAACATCAGTGAAAGCATCAATTCAAATGTTGGAAATCTGCATTGGATTTGTAATACCCTTTCTTATTATGGGAGTGTGCTACTTTGTCACAGCAAGGACACTCATCAGGATgcctaacattaaaaaatctcgACCCCTCAAAGTTCTGCTCACGGTGGTTATAGTTTTCATTGTCACTCAGCTGCCTTATAACATTGTCAGGTTCTGCCAAGTCATAGACATCATCTACTCCCTGATCACTGACTGTGACATGAGCAAACGCATGGATGTTGCCATCCAAATCACAGAGAGCATCGCACTCTTTCACAGCTGCCTCAACCCAGTCCTGTATGTTTTCATGGGAGcctcttttaaaaactacattatgAAAGTTGCCAAGAAATATGGGTCCTGGAGAAGGCAAAGACAAAACGTGGATGAGATTCCTTTCGATTCGGAAGATCCTACAGAGCCAACCAGTACTTTTagcatttaa